A region from the Vicia villosa cultivar HV-30 ecotype Madison, WI linkage group LG3, Vvil1.0, whole genome shotgun sequence genome encodes:
- the LOC131593431 gene encoding uncharacterized protein LOC131593431: MASGPKGAHNRAPVFNGENYGYWKDCMCVHINAIDRNIWTAIVNGPFQITMTNAAGAVVPKPENTWDAEDEKRYAYDWKARNILISALGVDEYYRVSHCRSAKAMWDTLQVAHEGTDDVKLARINTLTQEFELFHMEDGESIKNMQKRFVHLKNRLNSLDRPVSNAVATNKILRCLNREWQPKVTAIKEANDLNTLDITTLFGKLEEHEQHLKCLDMHEKRAKKEKNMEKEVEKKSIALKASSSKTLRQELEDSDTSDDEDSDDEEMELFVRRYHKYLKKNGAKHSDKGLINYRKQSNKFKQDDNNKGKIKGPCFNCGKVGHYKPNCPYLEKEKEKNQSKGHNKSRRAYIAWESDSSSEVSSSDEEELTNLCLTAHQHKKKKRVSHLKPELVDKVSHSQLKLAFEELHRDAIEAFKLLVSNKKIFSYLESKVEKTEKDMEALKQSMLDIQKDKVEIDPTSWFGCETCHIWQKEVRDLKAKLDKALQPKVTFAVDPNKFKRSYTPLYSKYTFVPKVSTSKTAYSHHITCHYCCKKGHTIEKCKFRRILVPKGVFQWLPKCNNLCTHHLGPNEDWGPSTLN; encoded by the coding sequence atggcttccggacctaaaggggctcacaatagagctccagttttcaacggtgaaaactatggctattggaaggattgtatgtgtgtccacatcaatgcaattgataggaacatctggacagctattgtcaatggtccctttcagatcaccatgacaaatgcagctggtgcagttgttccaaaaccagaaaatacttgggatgctgaagatgaaaagagatatgcatacgattggaaagcgagaaacattctaatctcagctctaggagtggatgaatactatcgcgtttcccattgtagatccgctaaagctatgtgggacacattgcaagttgcccacgagggaacggatgatgtcaaactagctagaatcaatacgctaactcaagaattcgaactcttccacatggaagatggtgaatccatcaaaaacatgcagaagagattcgttcacttgaaaaatcgtttaaattctcttgatagacctgtttccaatgcagttgctactaacaaaatcttaagatgtttgaacagggaatggcaacccaaggttacagcaataaaggaagcaaatgatctaaacaccttagacatcaccactctctttggtaaactagaagaacatgaacaacatcttaaatgccttgacatgcatgagaaaagggcaaagaaagagaagaacatggagaaagaggtagagaagaagtcaatagctctaaaagcttcaagctccaagaccttaagacaagagctagaggatagtgatacaagtgatgacgaagactccgatgatgaggaaatggaactgtttgtgcgaagataccacaaatacctaaagaaaaatggagcaaaacattctgacaaagggttgatcaactatagaaagcaatcaaacaagttcaaacaagatgacaataacaaaggaaaaatcaaaggtccttgcttcaattgtggcaaagtcggtcactacaaaccgaattgtccataccttgagaaggagaaagagaagaaccaaagcaaaggtcacaacaaatctagaagagcctacatagcatgggaaagtgattcatctagtgaagtctcatcaagcgatgaagaagaattgacaaacttatgtcttacggctcatcaacacaagaaaaagaaacgtgtaagtcatcttaaacctgaactcgtagataaggtatctcattctcaactaaaacttgcttttgaagaattgcatagagatgcaattgaagctttcaaacttttggtctcaaataagaaaatcttttcatatcttgaatcaaaagttgagaaaaccgaaaaggatatggaagctttaaaacaatctatgctagacattcaaaaggataaagttgaaatagatcctacatcatggtttggttgtgagacatgtcacatttggcaaaaagaagtaagagatctaaaagccaagttagacaaggctctacaaccaaaagtgacttttgcggttgatccaaataagttcaaaagatcgtatactcctttatatagtaaatacacttttgtaccaaaagtatcaactagcaaaacagcatattctcatcatattacctgtcattattgttgcaaaaagggtcataccattgaaaaatgcaaatttaggaggattttagttcctaaaggagtatttcaatggttgcctaagtgcaacaatttatgtactcaccacctaggacccaatgaagattggggaccttccactctaaattaa